In Temnothorax longispinosus isolate EJ_2023e chromosome 2, Tlon_JGU_v1, whole genome shotgun sequence, one DNA window encodes the following:
- the LOC139809134 gene encoding uncharacterized protein isoform X11, translated as MEEMHQSPQVGPNMMAGVGGVPNHSNNVNRRNRVRVTLHTMMLEKLPLHEAARLEMKSLPSKTPVSILQELLSRRGTIPKYELVQIKEAIHEPTFRYRVTVTDVVDPIVSVMGTGRSKKEAKHAAAKAVLDKLIGVNTEGVESPLLNSLPDSQNLQELQTYEEEKIVNNPIGALQEMCMSHHWPPPKYTMESEEGLPHERQFTIVCSILKYREVGQGKSKKVAKRHAAHKMWQALHDMNNQALKINYTTFLCRPSTSSLADYSVDLSAERQSQDTSSLPVQSFKETAEETGEFNEPSTSIIMGFDTNSTAECQNQESSELPVQSFEQTRKETSALDKSSTSSAADYSMAPTDAERQSGELSGLPVQSLKEMAEETGALDKPSTSSLADYSVDSSAERQSQDTSSSSVQSFKETAEETNAFNEPSTSITTGFDTNPTAVCRSQEKVDLDPQTCERSKKERARIGTVMTSRKKWSTLWNYFEELKPLLVKCTTCKKEIKVPHKTNRTTKMRVHLLKEHGIFFGDTRTLPDDLRKYYSELPGYKAKCKDCGNTLSFLTKIGNLQRHLRMRHSIKIQSRNNLYYRKVMTSRKKYSKLWNYFEELKPSLMKCTTCKKEIKVFHLTDRTTKMRAHLFNVHGISLDDDTLTLTDDLKQYYSELPGYKAKCKECCKTVSFLTHMPNLREHLRRRHSIRIQSRNKPSTSSLADNGMDRSAECQSEDTSGLSGQSFKEMTGKTGAHNESSISSLADNGMDPFAERQNQDTSDLLVQSFKKTTEKTGALKEPSTSSSMDYNTNPAAECQSQETIDLDPQMCKQSRKETRARDRPSISS; from the exons atggagGAAATGCATCAATCACCGCAAGTCGGGCCTAACATGATGGCTGGTGTGGGTGGCGTTCCTAATCATTCAAACAACGTCAATCGCCGTAATAGAGTTCGCGTAACGTTGCACACCATGATGTTGGAAAAACTACCGTTGCACGAGGCGGCACGTTTGGAAATGAAGTCGTTACCCAGCAAAACCCCCGTCTCCATTCTGCAGGAATTGCTCTCCCGCCGAGGCACGATACCCAAGTACGAGCTGGTGCAGATCAAGGAAGCCATTCACGAGCCTACGTTTCGATACAGAGTCACCGTCACCGACGTCGTTGATCCCATTGTTTCAGTAATGGGAACTGGCAGGTCCAAAAAAGAAGCGAAACACGCCGCCGCGAAAGCCGTGCTGGATAAATTAATTGGAGTAAATACCGAAGGTGTAGAATCTCCACTTCTAAATAGTTTGCCCGACTCACAAAATTTACAAGAACTCCAGACATATGAGGAGGAGAAAATAGTCAACAACCCAATCGGAGCCTTACAAGAAATGTGTATGTCGCACCACTGGCCACCTCCGAAATACACGATGGAGAGTGAAGAAGGTTTACCTCACGAGAGACAATTCACTATTGTTTGTTCAATCCTAAAGTATCGCGAAGTTGGTcaaggaaaaagtaaaaaagtcgCAAAAAGACATGCCGCTCACAAGATGTGGCAAGCTCTACACGATATGAATAATCAAGCTCTCAAGATTAATTATACTACTTTTCTATGCAGACCAAGCACTTCAAGTTTAGCGGATTATAGTGTGGATCTTTCTGCAGAACGTCAAAGTCAAGATACATCTAGTTTGCCCGTTCAATCATTTAAAGAAACGGCAGAAGAAACAGGCGAATttaatga ACCAAGCACTTCAATTATAATGGGTTTTGATACGAATTCTACTGCAGAATGTCAAAACCAAGAATCATCTGAGTTGCCCGTTCAATCATTTGAACaaacaagaaaagaaacaagCGCACTTGATAA ATCAAGCACTTCAAGTGCAGCGGATTATAGTATGGCTCCTACTGATGCAGAACGTCAAAGTGGAGAACTATCTGGTTTGCCAGTTCAATCACTTAAAGAAATGGCAGAAGAAACAGGCGCACTtgataa ACCAAGCACTTCAAGTTTAGCAGATTATAGTGTGGATTCTTCTGCAGAACGTCAAAGTCAAGATACATCTAGTTCGTCCGTTCAATCATTTAAAGAAACGGCAGAAGAAACAAACGCATttaatga ACCAAGCACTTCAATTACAACGGGTTTTGATACAAATCCTACTGCAGTTTGTCGAAGTCAGGAAAAAGTTGATTTGGATCCTCAAACATGTGAACGATCGAAAAAAGAAAGGGCACGTATTGG AACGGTTATGacatcgagaaaaaaatggagcacgttgtggaattatttcgaggaattgaAACCTTTGCTGGTGAAGTGCACgacctgtaaaaaagaaattaaggtaCCTCATAAAACAAATCGCACAACAAAAATGAGAGTACACTTATTAAAAGAACATGGAATATTTTTCGGTGACACTCGCACACTACCTGACGACTTGAGGAAATATTACTCGGAGTTACCGGGATATAAGGCCAAATGTAAAGATTGTGGCAACACATTATCCTTCTTAACAAAGATTGGAAATTTACAAAGACATTTAAGAATGAGACATTCCATAAAAATACAGAGTCGAAATAA TCTGTATTACAGAAAGGTTATGacatcgagaaaaaaatacagcAAGTTGTGGAATTATTTTGAAGAATTGAAACCTTCGCTGATGAAGTGCACgacctgtaaaaaagaaattaaggtaTTTCATCTAACAGATCGCACAACAAAAATGAGAGCCCACTTATTTAATGTACATGGAATATCTCTCGATGATGACACTCTCACACTAACTGACgacttaaaacaatattactcggagttaccgggatataaggcaaaatgtaaagaatgtTGCAAAACAGTGTCTTTCTTAACACATATGCCAAATTTACGAGAACATTTAAGAAGGAGACATTCCATAAGAATCCAGAGTCGAAATAA ACCAAGCACTTCAAGTTTAGCGGATAATGGTATGGATCGTTCTGCAGAATGTCAAAGTGAAGATACATCTGGTTTGTCCGGTCAATCATTTAAAGAAATGACAGGAAAAACAGGCGCACAtaatga ATCAAGCATTTCAAGTTTAGCGGATAATGGTATGGATCCTTTTGCAGAACGTCAAAATCAAGATACATCTGACTTGCTCGttcaatcatttaaaaaaacgacAGAAAAAACAGGCGCTCTTAAAGA ACCAAGCACTTCAAGTTCAATGGATTATAATACAAATCCCGCTGCAGAATGTCAAAGTCAGGAAACAATTGATTTGGATCCTCAAATGTGTAAACAATCGAGAAAGGAAACAAGAGCACGTGATag ACCAAGCATTTCAAGTTAA
- the LOC139809134 gene encoding uncharacterized protein isoform X7, producing the protein MEEMHQSPQVGPNMMAGVGGVPNHSNNVNRRNRVRVTLHTMMLEKLPLHEAARLEMKSLPSKTPVSILQELLSRRGTIPKYELVQIKEAIHEPTFRYRVTVTDVVDPIVSVMGTGRSKKEAKHAAAKAVLDKLIGVNTEGVESPLLNSLPDSQNLQELQTYEEEKIVNNPIGALQEMCMSHHWPPPKYTMESEEGLPHERQFTIVCSILKYREVGQGKSKKVAKRHAAHKMWQALHDMNNQALKINYTTFLCRPSTSSLADYSVDLSAERQSQDTSSLPVQSFKETAEETGEFNEPSTSIIMGFDTNSTAECQNQESSELPVQSFEQTRKETSALDKSSTSSAADYSMAPTDAERQSGELSGLPVQSLKEMAEETGALDKPSTSSLADYSVDSSAERQSQDTSSSSVQSFKETAEETNAFNEPSTSITTGFDTNPTAVCRSQEKVDLDPQTCERSKKERARIGTVMTSRKKWSTLWNYFEELKPLLVKCTTCKKEIKVPHKTNRTTKMRVHLLKEHGIFFGDTRTLPDDLRKYYSELPGYKAKCKDCGNTLSFLTKIGNLQRHLRMRHSIKIQSRNNLYYRKVMTSRKKYSKLWNYFEELKPSLMKCTTCKKEIKVFHLTDRTTKMRAHLFNVHGISLDDDTLTLTDDLKQYYSELPGYKAKCKECCKTVSFLTHMPNLREHLRRRHSIRIQSRNKPSTSSLADNGMDRSAECQSEDTSGLSGQSFKEMTGKTGAHNESSISSLADNGMDPFAERQNQDTSDLLVQSFKKTTEKTGALKEPSTSSSMDYNTNPAAECQSQETIDLDPQMCKQSRKETRARDRTLTYCRTIVDFCIVHILT; encoded by the exons atggagGAAATGCATCAATCACCGCAAGTCGGGCCTAACATGATGGCTGGTGTGGGTGGCGTTCCTAATCATTCAAACAACGTCAATCGCCGTAATAGAGTTCGCGTAACGTTGCACACCATGATGTTGGAAAAACTACCGTTGCACGAGGCGGCACGTTTGGAAATGAAGTCGTTACCCAGCAAAACCCCCGTCTCCATTCTGCAGGAATTGCTCTCCCGCCGAGGCACGATACCCAAGTACGAGCTGGTGCAGATCAAGGAAGCCATTCACGAGCCTACGTTTCGATACAGAGTCACCGTCACCGACGTCGTTGATCCCATTGTTTCAGTAATGGGAACTGGCAGGTCCAAAAAAGAAGCGAAACACGCCGCCGCGAAAGCCGTGCTGGATAAATTAATTGGAGTAAATACCGAAGGTGTAGAATCTCCACTTCTAAATAGTTTGCCCGACTCACAAAATTTACAAGAACTCCAGACATATGAGGAGGAGAAAATAGTCAACAACCCAATCGGAGCCTTACAAGAAATGTGTATGTCGCACCACTGGCCACCTCCGAAATACACGATGGAGAGTGAAGAAGGTTTACCTCACGAGAGACAATTCACTATTGTTTGTTCAATCCTAAAGTATCGCGAAGTTGGTcaaggaaaaagtaaaaaagtcgCAAAAAGACATGCCGCTCACAAGATGTGGCAAGCTCTACACGATATGAATAATCAAGCTCTCAAGATTAATTATACTACTTTTCTATGCAGACCAAGCACTTCAAGTTTAGCGGATTATAGTGTGGATCTTTCTGCAGAACGTCAAAGTCAAGATACATCTAGTTTGCCCGTTCAATCATTTAAAGAAACGGCAGAAGAAACAGGCGAATttaatga ACCAAGCACTTCAATTATAATGGGTTTTGATACGAATTCTACTGCAGAATGTCAAAACCAAGAATCATCTGAGTTGCCCGTTCAATCATTTGAACaaacaagaaaagaaacaagCGCACTTGATAA ATCAAGCACTTCAAGTGCAGCGGATTATAGTATGGCTCCTACTGATGCAGAACGTCAAAGTGGAGAACTATCTGGTTTGCCAGTTCAATCACTTAAAGAAATGGCAGAAGAAACAGGCGCACTtgataa ACCAAGCACTTCAAGTTTAGCAGATTATAGTGTGGATTCTTCTGCAGAACGTCAAAGTCAAGATACATCTAGTTCGTCCGTTCAATCATTTAAAGAAACGGCAGAAGAAACAAACGCATttaatga ACCAAGCACTTCAATTACAACGGGTTTTGATACAAATCCTACTGCAGTTTGTCGAAGTCAGGAAAAAGTTGATTTGGATCCTCAAACATGTGAACGATCGAAAAAAGAAAGGGCACGTATTGG AACGGTTATGacatcgagaaaaaaatggagcacgttgtggaattatttcgaggaattgaAACCTTTGCTGGTGAAGTGCACgacctgtaaaaaagaaattaaggtaCCTCATAAAACAAATCGCACAACAAAAATGAGAGTACACTTATTAAAAGAACATGGAATATTTTTCGGTGACACTCGCACACTACCTGACGACTTGAGGAAATATTACTCGGAGTTACCGGGATATAAGGCCAAATGTAAAGATTGTGGCAACACATTATCCTTCTTAACAAAGATTGGAAATTTACAAAGACATTTAAGAATGAGACATTCCATAAAAATACAGAGTCGAAATAA TCTGTATTACAGAAAGGTTATGacatcgagaaaaaaatacagcAAGTTGTGGAATTATTTTGAAGAATTGAAACCTTCGCTGATGAAGTGCACgacctgtaaaaaagaaattaaggtaTTTCATCTAACAGATCGCACAACAAAAATGAGAGCCCACTTATTTAATGTACATGGAATATCTCTCGATGATGACACTCTCACACTAACTGACgacttaaaacaatattactcggagttaccgggatataaggcaaaatgtaaagaatgtTGCAAAACAGTGTCTTTCTTAACACATATGCCAAATTTACGAGAACATTTAAGAAGGAGACATTCCATAAGAATCCAGAGTCGAAATAA ACCAAGCACTTCAAGTTTAGCGGATAATGGTATGGATCGTTCTGCAGAATGTCAAAGTGAAGATACATCTGGTTTGTCCGGTCAATCATTTAAAGAAATGACAGGAAAAACAGGCGCACAtaatga ATCAAGCATTTCAAGTTTAGCGGATAATGGTATGGATCCTTTTGCAGAACGTCAAAATCAAGATACATCTGACTTGCTCGttcaatcatttaaaaaaacgacAGAAAAAACAGGCGCTCTTAAAGA ACCAAGCACTTCAAGTTCAATGGATTATAATACAAATCCCGCTGCAGAATGTCAAAGTCAGGAAACAATTGATTTGGATCCTCAAATGTGTAAACAATCGAGAAAGGAAACAAGAGCACGTGATag GACGTTAACATACTGCAGAACAATCGTTGACTTCTGTATTGTCCATattttgacgtag
- the LOC139809134 gene encoding uncharacterized protein isoform X12 — MEEMHQSPQVGPNMMAGVGGVPNHSNNVNRRNRVRVTLHTMMLEKLPLHEAARLEMKSLPSKTPVSILQELLSRRGTIPKYELVQIKEAIHEPTFRYRVTVTDVVDPIVSVMGTGRSKKEAKHAAAKAVLDKLIGVNTEGVESPLLNSLPDSQNLQELQTYEEEKIVNNPIGALQEMCMSHHWPPPKYTMESEEGLPHERQFTIVCSILKYREVGQGKSKKVAKRHAAHKMWQALHDMNNQALKINYTTFLCRPSTSSLADYSVDLSAERQSQDTSSLPVQSFKETAEETGEFNEPSTSIIMGFDTNSTAECQNQESSELPVQSFEQTRKETSALDKSSTSSAADYSMAPTDAERQSGELSGLPVQSLKEMAEETGALDKPSTSSLADYSVDSSAERQSQDTSSSSVQSFKETAEETNAFNEPSTSITTGFDTNPTAVCRSQEKVDLDPQTCERSKKERARIGTVMTSRKKWSTLWNYFEELKPLLVKCTTCKKEIKVPHKTNRTTKMRVHLLKEHGIFFGDTRTLPDDLRKYYSELPGYKAKCKDCGNTLSFLTKIGNLQRHLRMRHSIKIQSRNNLYYRKVMTSRKKYSKLWNYFEELKPSLMKCTTCKKEIKVFHLTDRTTKMRAHLFNVHGISLDDDTLTLTDDLKQYYSELPGYKAKCKECCKTVSFLTHMPNLREHLRRRHSIRIQSRNKSVIMAPKKKRSKLWNYFEKLKSLLVKCAICKIQIHMPHPSNSTSIMIGHLNRHGIFFNNDTFTLPDDLRQYYSELPGYKAKCNDCSKTMPFLTDIIRLRKHLRRHSPRILSR; from the exons atggagGAAATGCATCAATCACCGCAAGTCGGGCCTAACATGATGGCTGGTGTGGGTGGCGTTCCTAATCATTCAAACAACGTCAATCGCCGTAATAGAGTTCGCGTAACGTTGCACACCATGATGTTGGAAAAACTACCGTTGCACGAGGCGGCACGTTTGGAAATGAAGTCGTTACCCAGCAAAACCCCCGTCTCCATTCTGCAGGAATTGCTCTCCCGCCGAGGCACGATACCCAAGTACGAGCTGGTGCAGATCAAGGAAGCCATTCACGAGCCTACGTTTCGATACAGAGTCACCGTCACCGACGTCGTTGATCCCATTGTTTCAGTAATGGGAACTGGCAGGTCCAAAAAAGAAGCGAAACACGCCGCCGCGAAAGCCGTGCTGGATAAATTAATTGGAGTAAATACCGAAGGTGTAGAATCTCCACTTCTAAATAGTTTGCCCGACTCACAAAATTTACAAGAACTCCAGACATATGAGGAGGAGAAAATAGTCAACAACCCAATCGGAGCCTTACAAGAAATGTGTATGTCGCACCACTGGCCACCTCCGAAATACACGATGGAGAGTGAAGAAGGTTTACCTCACGAGAGACAATTCACTATTGTTTGTTCAATCCTAAAGTATCGCGAAGTTGGTcaaggaaaaagtaaaaaagtcgCAAAAAGACATGCCGCTCACAAGATGTGGCAAGCTCTACACGATATGAATAATCAAGCTCTCAAGATTAATTATACTACTTTTCTATGCAGACCAAGCACTTCAAGTTTAGCGGATTATAGTGTGGATCTTTCTGCAGAACGTCAAAGTCAAGATACATCTAGTTTGCCCGTTCAATCATTTAAAGAAACGGCAGAAGAAACAGGCGAATttaatga ACCAAGCACTTCAATTATAATGGGTTTTGATACGAATTCTACTGCAGAATGTCAAAACCAAGAATCATCTGAGTTGCCCGTTCAATCATTTGAACaaacaagaaaagaaacaagCGCACTTGATAA ATCAAGCACTTCAAGTGCAGCGGATTATAGTATGGCTCCTACTGATGCAGAACGTCAAAGTGGAGAACTATCTGGTTTGCCAGTTCAATCACTTAAAGAAATGGCAGAAGAAACAGGCGCACTtgataa ACCAAGCACTTCAAGTTTAGCAGATTATAGTGTGGATTCTTCTGCAGAACGTCAAAGTCAAGATACATCTAGTTCGTCCGTTCAATCATTTAAAGAAACGGCAGAAGAAACAAACGCATttaatga ACCAAGCACTTCAATTACAACGGGTTTTGATACAAATCCTACTGCAGTTTGTCGAAGTCAGGAAAAAGTTGATTTGGATCCTCAAACATGTGAACGATCGAAAAAAGAAAGGGCACGTATTGG AACGGTTATGacatcgagaaaaaaatggagcacgttgtggaattatttcgaggaattgaAACCTTTGCTGGTGAAGTGCACgacctgtaaaaaagaaattaaggtaCCTCATAAAACAAATCGCACAACAAAAATGAGAGTACACTTATTAAAAGAACATGGAATATTTTTCGGTGACACTCGCACACTACCTGACGACTTGAGGAAATATTACTCGGAGTTACCGGGATATAAGGCCAAATGTAAAGATTGTGGCAACACATTATCCTTCTTAACAAAGATTGGAAATTTACAAAGACATTTAAGAATGAGACATTCCATAAAAATACAGAGTCGAAATAA TCTGTATTACAGAAAGGTTATGacatcgagaaaaaaatacagcAAGTTGTGGAATTATTTTGAAGAATTGAAACCTTCGCTGATGAAGTGCACgacctgtaaaaaagaaattaaggtaTTTCATCTAACAGATCGCACAACAAAAATGAGAGCCCACTTATTTAATGTACATGGAATATCTCTCGATGATGACACTCTCACACTAACTGACgacttaaaacaatattactcggagttaccgggatataaggcaaaatgtaaagaatgtTGCAAAACAGTGTCTTTCTTAACACATATGCCAAATTTACGAGAACATTTAAGAAGGAGACATTCCATAAGAATCCAGAGTCGAAATAA GTCGGTTATAATggcaccgaaaaaaaaacgcagcaagttgtggaattatttcgagaaattGAAATCTTTGCTGGTAAAATGCgcaatttgtaaaatacaaattcaTATGCCTCATCCATCGAATAGCACATCAATAATGATAGGACACTTAAATAGAcatggaatatttttcaataatgacACATTCACACTACCTGACGACTTGAGGCAATATTACTCGGAGTTACCGGGATATAAAGCAAAATGTAATGATTGTAGTAAAACAATGCCTTTCTTAACAGATATTATACgtttacgaaaacatttaagaagacaTTCACCTAGAATCCTGTCGAGATAA
- the LOC139809134 gene encoding uncharacterized protein isoform X3, with protein sequence MHQSPQVGPNMMAGVGGVPNHSNNVNRRNRVRVTLHTMMLEKLPLHEAARLEMKSLPSKTPVSILQELLSRRGTIPKYELVQIKEAIHEPTFRYRVTVTDVVDPIVSVMGTGRSKKEAKHAAAKAVLDKLIGVNTEGVESPLLNSLPDSQNLQELQTYEEEKIVNNPIGALQEMCMSHHWPPPKYTMESEEGLPHERQFTIVCSILKYREVGQGKSKKVAKRHAAHKMWQALHDMNNQALKINYTTFLCRPSTSSLADYSVDLSAERQSQDTSSLPVQSFKETAEETGEFNEPSTSIIMGFDTNSTAECQNQESSELPVQSFEQTRKETSALDKSSTSSAADYSMAPTDAERQSGELSGLPVQSLKEMAEETGALDKPSTSSLADYSVDSSAERQSQDTSSSSVQSFKETAEETNAFNEPSTSITTGFDTNPTAVCRSQEKVDLDPQTCERSKKERARIGTVMTSRKKWSTLWNYFEELKPLLVKCTTCKKEIKVPHKTNRTTKMRVHLLKEHGIFFGDTRTLPDDLRKYYSELPGYKAKCKDCGNTLSFLTKIGNLQRHLRMRHSIKIQSRNNLYYRKVMTSRKKYSKLWNYFEELKPSLMKCTTCKKEIKVFHLTDRTTKMRAHLFNVHGISLDDDTLTLTDDLKQYYSELPGYKAKCKECCKTVSFLTHMPNLREHLRRRHSIRIQSRNKPSTSSLADNGMDRSAECQSEDTSGLSGQSFKEMTGKTGAHNESSISSLADNGMDPFAERQNQDTSDLLVQSFKKTTEKTGALKEPSTSSSMDYNTNPAAECQSQETIDLDPQMCKQSRKETRARDRSVIMAPKKKRSKLWNYFEKLKSLLVKCAICKIQIHMPHPSNSTSIMIGHLNRHGIFFNNDTFTLPDDLRQYYSELPGYKAKCNDCSKTMPFLTDIIRLRKHLRRHSPRILSR encoded by the exons ATGCATCAATCACCGCAAGTCGGGCCTAACATGATGGCTGGTGTGGGTGGCGTTCCTAATCATTCAAACAACGTCAATCGCCGTAATAGAGTTCGCGTAACGTTGCACACCATGATGTTGGAAAAACTACCGTTGCACGAGGCGGCACGTTTGGAAATGAAGTCGTTACCCAGCAAAACCCCCGTCTCCATTCTGCAGGAATTGCTCTCCCGCCGAGGCACGATACCCAAGTACGAGCTGGTGCAGATCAAGGAAGCCATTCACGAGCCTACGTTTCGATACAGAGTCACCGTCACCGACGTCGTTGATCCCATTGTTTCAGTAATGGGAACTGGCAGGTCCAAAAAAGAAGCGAAACACGCCGCCGCGAAAGCCGTGCTGGATAAATTAATTGGAGTAAATACCGAAGGTGTAGAATCTCCACTTCTAAATAGTTTGCCCGACTCACAAAATTTACAAGAACTCCAGACATATGAGGAGGAGAAAATAGTCAACAACCCAATCGGAGCCTTACAAGAAATGTGTATGTCGCACCACTGGCCACCTCCGAAATACACGATGGAGAGTGAAGAAGGTTTACCTCACGAGAGACAATTCACTATTGTTTGTTCAATCCTAAAGTATCGCGAAGTTGGTcaaggaaaaagtaaaaaagtcgCAAAAAGACATGCCGCTCACAAGATGTGGCAAGCTCTACACGATATGAATAATCAAGCTCTCAAGATTAATTATACTACTTTTCTATGCAGACCAAGCACTTCAAGTTTAGCGGATTATAGTGTGGATCTTTCTGCAGAACGTCAAAGTCAAGATACATCTAGTTTGCCCGTTCAATCATTTAAAGAAACGGCAGAAGAAACAGGCGAATttaatga ACCAAGCACTTCAATTATAATGGGTTTTGATACGAATTCTACTGCAGAATGTCAAAACCAAGAATCATCTGAGTTGCCCGTTCAATCATTTGAACaaacaagaaaagaaacaagCGCACTTGATAA ATCAAGCACTTCAAGTGCAGCGGATTATAGTATGGCTCCTACTGATGCAGAACGTCAAAGTGGAGAACTATCTGGTTTGCCAGTTCAATCACTTAAAGAAATGGCAGAAGAAACAGGCGCACTtgataa ACCAAGCACTTCAAGTTTAGCAGATTATAGTGTGGATTCTTCTGCAGAACGTCAAAGTCAAGATACATCTAGTTCGTCCGTTCAATCATTTAAAGAAACGGCAGAAGAAACAAACGCATttaatga ACCAAGCACTTCAATTACAACGGGTTTTGATACAAATCCTACTGCAGTTTGTCGAAGTCAGGAAAAAGTTGATTTGGATCCTCAAACATGTGAACGATCGAAAAAAGAAAGGGCACGTATTGG AACGGTTATGacatcgagaaaaaaatggagcacgttgtggaattatttcgaggaattgaAACCTTTGCTGGTGAAGTGCACgacctgtaaaaaagaaattaaggtaCCTCATAAAACAAATCGCACAACAAAAATGAGAGTACACTTATTAAAAGAACATGGAATATTTTTCGGTGACACTCGCACACTACCTGACGACTTGAGGAAATATTACTCGGAGTTACCGGGATATAAGGCCAAATGTAAAGATTGTGGCAACACATTATCCTTCTTAACAAAGATTGGAAATTTACAAAGACATTTAAGAATGAGACATTCCATAAAAATACAGAGTCGAAATAA TCTGTATTACAGAAAGGTTATGacatcgagaaaaaaatacagcAAGTTGTGGAATTATTTTGAAGAATTGAAACCTTCGCTGATGAAGTGCACgacctgtaaaaaagaaattaaggtaTTTCATCTAACAGATCGCACAACAAAAATGAGAGCCCACTTATTTAATGTACATGGAATATCTCTCGATGATGACACTCTCACACTAACTGACgacttaaaacaatattactcggagttaccgggatataaggcaaaatgtaaagaatgtTGCAAAACAGTGTCTTTCTTAACACATATGCCAAATTTACGAGAACATTTAAGAAGGAGACATTCCATAAGAATCCAGAGTCGAAATAA ACCAAGCACTTCAAGTTTAGCGGATAATGGTATGGATCGTTCTGCAGAATGTCAAAGTGAAGATACATCTGGTTTGTCCGGTCAATCATTTAAAGAAATGACAGGAAAAACAGGCGCACAtaatga ATCAAGCATTTCAAGTTTAGCGGATAATGGTATGGATCCTTTTGCAGAACGTCAAAATCAAGATACATCTGACTTGCTCGttcaatcatttaaaaaaacgacAGAAAAAACAGGCGCTCTTAAAGA ACCAAGCACTTCAAGTTCAATGGATTATAATACAAATCCCGCTGCAGAATGTCAAAGTCAGGAAACAATTGATTTGGATCCTCAAATGTGTAAACAATCGAGAAAGGAAACAAGAGCACGTGATag GTCGGTTATAATggcaccgaaaaaaaaacgcagcaagttgtggaattatttcgagaaattGAAATCTTTGCTGGTAAAATGCgcaatttgtaaaatacaaattcaTATGCCTCATCCATCGAATAGCACATCAATAATGATAGGACACTTAAATAGAcatggaatatttttcaataatgacACATTCACACTACCTGACGACTTGAGGCAATATTACTCGGAGTTACCGGGATATAAAGCAAAATGTAATGATTGTAGTAAAACAATGCCTTTCTTAACAGATATTATACgtttacgaaaacatttaagaagacaTTCACCTAGAATCCTGTCGAGATAA